The following is a genomic window from Chryseobacterium ginsenosidimutans.
ATGCTTGAAAATAGTAAAGATACAGAATTAAAGAATCTGGCTTATTTGTTTGACAGGATACAGTTTTTTCAAGGAAAGCCTCAGAAATTTGGAACACAGCTCAATTCAGATGGTACAATTTATCCTGTTATTGATAAGAATAAAATAAATGAGTTAAGAAGTAAGAACAATTTACCTGTTTTATCCAACGAGGAAATAGATCACATCCCTCCTATTGAAGATATTGAAAGGATTGAAAATGAAAATCCCGGTTATATCCTGTGGAGAAAAAAAGTGGGATGGGTGTAATCATCATTTTTAAAAGATTTACTTATTGTCTTGAAAATACGTATCAAAGTAATAATTAAGGGAACATAAAATGTTCCCTTTTTATGTAAATAAGAAAAAAATTTCGCAATTTATTTTGTCACTTCACAGTAAATAAAAGCTAAGAATATCATTTATTAGAGCAGTTATATTAATTTGACAACTGTTAATAATCACTTGATGTTAATTATTATGAAAGTATATATTTTCAATTGTGTATTGCATTATCTCTGACTTGCCAAATGCTTTTTAATTTTCATCATTAAAAAATCAGGAGTCACTCTAGGAAGATTTGAAATAAACCAATTCATTGAACCAACAATCTTTTTACCCTTACCATACAAAAGAAGCTTAACACCTGCATCTGCCACCACTTCGGGATGAACAGGTTTATTGGTTTTCAAAACGTTTGTTGTCATCATTTCTTTTGTATTGAAACCTGTATCGATCGGTCCCGGACAAAGAGCGGTGACAACAACACCTGTTCCTTCAAGTTCGGCAGCGAGAGTTTCCGTAAACGCAAGAACAAAAGCTTTCGTTGCAGAATAAACCGAATAATACGGTAAGGGCAAAAAGGACATCAGAGAAGCTATATTCATAATCCTACCCGATTTTCTTTCCACCATATCTTTTGCAAACAATTTGTTGAGCGCAACGAGACTGGAAATATTCAAATCGATCATTTTCAGTTCTTCTTCCAATGATGTGTTAATAAATTCTCCGTAACCACCAACGCCTGCATTATTGACGAGAGCTGCCACCAGAAGATTCTTTTCCTGAACTTCATTATATAATGCAATGGCGTTATCCTCCTTTGAAAGATCTTTGACGATATAGTACACTGAGATTGGATATAAACTTGTCAATTCTTCTTGCAGTACTTTCAGTTTTTCTTCACTTCTTGCCACAAGAATCAGGTTTTTCTCTTTCTCGGCAAGCTGTATTGCCATATGATAACCGATTCCGGATGATGCTCCGGTGATCAATATGTATTCTTTCATTTTATTTAATTTTTATTTTCGTTATTAACATCTAAGCTTGGCGGAATCAGTTTATACATCACAGGTGTCACAATTCTTGATAAAATTGTTGAACTGATCAATCCACCAATGAGGACAATTGCTAATGGTGCAATCAAAGGATTTGAATTTAATGCCAATGGAATCAGCCCACAAATTGCAGTAATAGAGGTCAAAACCACCGGGAGAAAACGCGTTTCACCGGCAATGGCGATCGCCTCATCAATCGATTTTCCTTCCAGTCTGAGCTGATTTGTAAAATCTACCAAAAGCAGGGAATTTTTAACCTGAATCCCGGAAAGTCCGATGAATCCGATAATGGCTACTAAAGACATTGGGCTTCCATCAATCAATAATAAAATAACACCACCCAAAATCCCTAATGGAATGATTGACAGTACAATGATGATCCCTTTAAATGTTTTGAACTGCAACAGTAAAACCGCAATAAATAAAAAGGTACTAAGAATTATAACAGAAATAAAGTTGCCACCCAAAGCATCACCTTCCGACTCTTTTTCTCCCGAAAGTTTATAGGAATATCCTTTAGGCATCTTTATTTTATCCAGTTGCGGAATGATTTCCACCAGTAGATCGTTGGCGTAATAGCCTTTTGCCGACATTGCCGATACTTTGGCAAAGCGCGATTTATTGAAATGGTTAATCGCCGTCGGAGAAGTTTCAAAAGAAACGGTAGCAATCTGATTTAAAGCTATCGGAGTTCCCTGCAAATTATTAACGTACAGATTTTTAAGAGCGTCCAGATTGGAGAATTTGTCTCGTGGTAAAGTCAAAGTGACACTTCGGGAATCTCCACGATCATCGATGTAATCTCCTACAGGCAATCCTGCAACCGCAAGTCGGATAACTTTATCTACTTCACTTGTCAACACACCCAGTGTTCTTGCTTTTTCCTTGTTAATCTTGATTTTAACGTCGGTTTTATACGTATTCAGTTCATTATTTATGTAGACCGTTCCTTCCTGTTTTCTTAAGATATTTTCTACCTGACACGAAAGCTTACGCAAAACCTGCTGATCATCACCGAACAAACGCACAACGATATTGGCTTCCAGTGGTGTTCCCTGTTCAAAATCTTTCACTTCTACTTTAGCATACGGCATCGTACTAAATTTCTTGCGCAAGGTTTCAATCAAGGCAGTTTTGGTTGAAGGTTTTGCTTCGTCATCCAACTGTACGAATATCTGGGCAAAATCCGGTTTTCTGTCTTGGGGATGCACATTGTAATAGATTTGCGGATTTCCTTTTCCGACATTAGCTGTATAATATTTGATTTCTTTGTGCTCTTTCAGTTCCGATTCTACGATTCTAGAAACACGGTCGCTTTCCATAATATTGGATTGAAGCGGTGTTTTAATATTGATCAGAAACATCGGCTTTTCCGAGGTTGGAAATAATTTGAATCCGGTAAAACTGAATAATCCAAATGCCAACAGACTTAAAGCAACTGAAATGGAGATCGTTATTTTGGGATACTTCAGAGCTTTCGGCATAATTCCCTTGTAACTGTTGGTCAGAAACTTTTGCAGATACTGAAGAAAGATATTTCCTCCCGCGTGATCGTGAGTTTTCATAAAACGGCTTCCTAAAAAAGGAACCAATGTAAGCGCCACAAGCATAGACGCCAAAACACTTGTGATGACAGCCATCGGCAGGCTTCTGATAAATTCTCCTGAGACGTCAGGAAGAAATGCAAGCGGTAAAAATGCGATGATCAACGTTGCGGTGCAGCCTACAACCGCCATCCCAATCTGCTGTGTACCTTTCAGAACTGCCTCTTTTTTGGAATGACCTTCCCGAAGCCAACGTTCAATATTTTCTACGACTACAATACTGTCATCCACGAGTAATCCCAATGCCACAACCAATCCTACGATGCTTAACTGGTTTAATGTAAATCCTAACGCATTCATCGCAATCAATCCCAAAGCCAATGACAACGGTATTGAAATCATCACAATGACAGAAGCACGGGAACCCAATGGCAATAATGTGATAATGACTAACAAGATTGCCAATCCAAAATCAAAACCCAAGTGTCCCAAACGCTGAGAAACCATATTTGCCTGGTCAAAATTCTTCACCAGTTTAATATTTTCCGGCAATTCTTTTGAGAATTCTTCTACGATAGGCAGATATTCTTTTTGAACATCCGTAATATTCACATTATCTTTCATTCCTGCTGTTACAAGAACACAACGATGACCATTGATACGTGTAATATGGTCGACAACCTGAGATTTATAACCAACTTCAGCAATATCCTTCAGGTAAACTATTTTTCCGTTCGCATTGTAAATTACAGTGTTGGCAACGTCATCTTCATTTTTGAATTTACCGCTGGTTTTTACATTGAAAACTTTGGTATCCATATCAATGCTTCCACCGGGAATATCGGCAGCTTCACTCTGCAAACTTCCCATCACCACGTTGAGAGGAATTCTTAATTGTGCCAATTTATCCATTTTCAGATCAACCCGGATTTCCTGTTCCGGAATGCCGGAATATTTTACATTTTTGAGATTGGTGATTTTCTCTAATTTCATTTTAAGCTTATCAGCCTCATCTTGCAGTTTTTTCTCGGAAGCATTTTCTGAAACCAAAGCTACCTGAAGAATTTTCACATCGGAAGAAGATATTTTCTCTGTTTTGATCTGATAAATATCTTTCGGAAGTTCACTGTTTTTCAGCGCGTTTATTTCTGTTGAGATTTCCTGATATTTGTTGTCTACGTCTACACCATATTTAAATTTAACCTGAAAAGCGGCCACTCCGTCCTCAACAGTTGTCAGGATTTTATCTATATTTTCGAGTCCGTAGATTTTATTTTCAATCGGTTTTACGACCTGTTCCTCCATATCTTTCGGGCTTGTTCCCGGATAAATGACCGTGATCAGATATTGTGGCGGATGCGTTGCAGGATCTTCTGCACGGGGCATTGTGAACAGTGTCAGGAGGCCAACCACGGAAACCATAAGAAACATAATCAGGGTAAACTGATAATTTTTAACGGCAAAATTTGTAATTTTCATCGTGTTTTTATTTAATGATTTTAATGGCTGACTGCTCGTTCAGATAAGCGCTGTTGGAGATCACGATCTTATCGGTTTTTTGAAGTCCGTCTTTTATGAACACTTTATCATTTTCAAATTTTTCAATCGTTATTGGTCTTTTTCTGACCTTATTGTTTTCAACGACAAATACAAATGCTTTGTTCCCATCAGCTTCAATCAGAGAATTATAGGGAATTACTAAAAAATCTTCAGAATGATCTGTCTTTATTTCTGCTTTCCCGAACATTCCCACCGCAGGTTTGCTGTCGTTCATCGTCAGTTTAAGTTCAACCTGGAAAGACCCGAGTGACAGATCTGAGGACTGTGATTTTCTGAACACGAAGGCATCAAATTTTTTATCAGGATAACCATCCAGCGTGACAACTGCTTTCTGCCCGATCTTTGCAGATGCCCATTCCGTGTCGGTAAGACCTACTTTTAACAGATAATTATTGTTGTGAGAAGTTTCATTAATGAAAAGAACCGGCGAACCAGGTCCTACGATCTCACCTTTGTTGGCGACCTTCTGTGACACGAAACCATCAGCTGTGGCGTAGATTTTCGCATAACGCACATTAAAAGCGACGGCGTCTTTTTGTTTTCTGGCAATGTCCAGTCCTGTTCTGGTATTCTGAACCTGCTCCAGAGTATAAACGCTGTCTTTATATAGATTCGACGCACGTTTATAATCGCGTTCATTTTTCTGAACATTCAGATCGGATTGACTGAGTCCGGCGCGGATCTCAGTTTCGTCAAGTGTTGCCAGCAGCTGTCCTTTTCTGAAGAATTGTCCTTCCTGCACAAAAACACCACTTACCACGCCTCCGATTTTGAAGGAATAGGTCGTTTCGTTTTCTGTAGTCACCAAACCTGATGCAGAAATATTTCCAGCTAAGGCCAAAGATCCTACAGTAGCGGTTTTTACGGGAATTACTTCTGAGGTATCCAATGGTTTTACTTCGTCTTTCTTTTCTTTACAGGAATACATAAAGAATATAGTCAGCAGTGCTATTGATAATGCTTTATTCATAATATTTTATACGTTTATTTGTTGAAATTAAAACTGGCATTCGCTCTCTCCAGTTCCGCAAATGCAATCCAGGAATTGAAAAGTGAGATGTTGGTATTGAGCTGCGTATTAACGACCTGATTCTGGGCATCCAGCAATTCGATGTAGATAACAAGGCCTTCCTTATACAATTTTGTAATGTCGCTGTTATACTTCTTGGCGGTTTCCCTTTGGCTTTTATCAGATTCGTATTGTTCCAAAGCCGATCTCAGATTGTTTTGAGCCACCTGAAACTGAAGGAGCAATTGCTGTTTTGCATTCTCGGTCTGGGAATTGATTTTTTTGCCGTCCTCTTCTACCTGTTTCAGTTTATATTTGTTCTTGTTGCCTGAGAAAATATTCCATTCAAGACTGAGTCCTGCAAAATAGTAGCGCGACTGTTTATTAACGGTAAAATCAAAATCCTGAAAACCAAGATCTGCAAATCCGCTCAGTTTTGGAAACCAGTTTGATCTTGTTAACTGATAAATATTTTCGTTGATTTCTTTCGCCTGTTCAAGCTGTTTTAATTCTTCTCTGTTTGCCGTATTTTCAGAAATCAGTTCTTGAGGTAAATCATTATTATCATCAAATTCAATCTCAGAATCCAGCTTTTGATTTAGAAGAAAATTAAAATAAGATTGTGCACTTTTGCTTGTATTGATCGCTGTTGTAAGATTGGCCTGAATCCTTGTGACTTCATTATCACTGCGCAAAACAGCGGTTCGGTTGATCTTATCATTTTTAAAAAGCGACTTATTCACTCTTTGATTTTCTTTGACAATGGCCAATGCATTTTCATAGATCTTAATTCCTTCAACAGATTGCAGATACTTATAATACGCTGTTTTTACGTCTTTGACCAATTCTCTCTGATAGATCTCAAGCTCGATTTTCTGCAAAGAAGTCTGCTGTGTCTTGATCTTTTTGTTGTAGATAATTTCGTAATTCAGGATCGGCATTGTTGTATGCAGCTTTACATCATAAAAATTGTTCGGATTGATGAGTACCGACTGATTCTGCAATTGCGGAAAGGAGTTAGAGTTGGTGATCTGATTCAGCGTAGAATAGACAGGATTTAGCATATCGCCTATCGGAATATCAATTGTTCTACCACCGTCAGCAATCGTATAATTGGCGACAAAAGCCACATTTGGAGAAAAAAGCGATTGTGCTTCTTTCAAAGCATAAAGGCTTTTGTTGATATCGAAGTTCTTCTGTTTGATAACTTCGTTATTTTCTAAGGCGACCGCAACATAATGGTCGATATTTTTCTGGGCATACATAAAGCAGACTGTGGAAAACAGCAGTGCGGAAAGTAATTTTTTCATACTAAAACATTGTTTATATTTTGAACATTGTTCAATTATTAAGCAAAAAAAAACGTTACAGTTTTTCTATAATTTTTAAATATTCATTGTAGCCTTCAAACATTATTGTATCTGGTGTACTGAATTTTAATCCTTTCGTTCTCTGTCTGATTTCCAGACTGCACATTCCGTGTACAAGACTCCAGATCATAAAAGACAAAGCTTCAGAATTGTGATCTTTGAAATGACCTTTTATCATACATTCTTCAACGGTACTTTTTACGTAACCGAATGTGACATTACCTTCAGGCCAAAGATTATCAGCAGAACTGTTGAGATATTCCATTGGTGCACGTAGATTAAACATGAGATCGTACATTTCGGTATTTTCCATTGCAAATTTCATATAGACAAACCCCATTTTTCTCAATCTTTTCATAGGATCCTGTTCCTCAGATAATTCTTTGAAATAACCACCTAATTCCTGAAAACCAATGGAATGAAGATCGTGCAGAATAGCATTTTTATCTTTAAAATAAACGTAGACAGTTCCGATGCTGTAATCAATTTCATCAGCAATATTTCGGATCGTGGTTTGGTCGATTCCTTTTTCTATAAACAGCTTTTTAGCTCCATTAAGGATGAGTAATTTTAATGCTTCTTTATCCTTTTGCTTTCTTTCACTAATGCTCATACTTTAATTTTATAATGCAAATATATAACATTTTTTGAACATTGATCATTTTTTATACACAAAAACAATTATTTAGGAATAAGGACGAAAAGACAGTGTACTATTTTCATATAATACATATAGATTCTTATCCAAAACAAAAAAAGAGACGCAAAATCTGCATCTCTTTTTTATAGATAAATAAAAGTATAAGGTCTTTAGTTTATTATGAAAAAGCTATCATACCTTGTATTAGTTAAGGATTTTGCTCGTATCCGGCTACCTGAACCTGAGATAAAGGAATTTGATACAAATAATCTTTAGTGGTAATGGTATAATTGTAATTAAGATCTGCAGCAGCCTGATTAATGACTGTTACTGCTGTATTCCAACGTACCAAATCGTGCCAGTAAACACCTTCACCTGCAAACTCCACTCTTCTTTCTTTACGGAGAGCTATGGTAAAATCACTTGCTGATAAAGAGGTAGAAAGCGGCGCTAATCCCGCTCTTTGACGAATTCTGTTTAAATATGGAACAGCAGCAGTGGTATTACCTTCATTATTTAGAACTTCCGCATACATTAAAAGAACATCTGCATATCGTATAATCGGAAAATTAATCGGCCAGTCATAACGGTTAGTCAAAACCTTCCCCGGTTCACGGAATTTCACGAAATAATTGGCATTATCCGGTTGTCCGTTTTGTGCTATAAACTGAGTTTTAACGGTTAACGCACGTCTTAAATCTCCAGGTTCGTAGGCATTAATCAATGACTGTGAAACTCCCAGTTCAGCAGAACTGTACAAGCTGCCTTGTGCATTGTATAGAGGATCAGCAACTCCAAAGGTTGGAGAAACATAACTCGGTAAATAGGAACCTTGTGACAAACCACCGCTGATATGCTGGATTTCAAAAATATGGTATTTGTTATCATTGGCACTTTTAAACAAATCTGCATAATTGGGTGAAAATGTAACATATTGACCCTCTCCTTGAATCACTTGAAATAAATGATCTTTAGCCTTTGTTAAGTAAGATCCGTTATTAAGGGGATAGCCATATCCTGTAAGATATATTCTGCCTAATAATGCATGGGCTGCCGATTTTGTGATTCTGCCTTTATTAGCTGCATCATGTATGTCTTTTAAACCTGCTACAGAAGCCTCAATTTCTGAAGTGATGAAATTATAAAGGGTTGCTAAATCTGTTCTCTGTATAGAAGCAGCTTCTTCGGGACTCACCGGATGATCGATTAAAGGAACTTTTCCAAAATTACGCATCAGCTCGAAATAGGCATACGCTCTTAAAAAACGAGTTTCAGAACGGTATTGTTCCTTAGTCGCAGGATCATTGAAAGGAACAGCATCAATTCTTGCCATAATATTATTAGCGTAGGAAATTAACTGATAAGCATCTTCCCACAGAATTTCTACTTCTTCCGTAGAAGAGGTATCCTGAAAACGGTTGATTGCGTAATAATCTCTGTTCCCGTTTTGTGAAATCGCATTGAAATTGTTGGAACGCACTTCTGATGCCAATAAATAAAAATTAACATCAAAACCTCCCCTCGACGAGGCATTCACCATTCCGGAATAAACTCCTGATAAAGCTTGATTAATTTGTAGTTCTGTGGTGTAAAAAGAGTTTTGCGTGATATTATTTTCCGGCTCCAGCAGCAAATCTTTTTCGCAGCTCACCATTCCTAATGTTAATATTCCTCCAAGTAATACCTTAGTAAGAGTCTTACTGTTTAATTGTAAAAAGGATGTATTTTTTTTGTATGTCATTTTCATTTTTTAAAAATTAAAAGTTAAAGTTTAGGCCCATCATATAAACCTTTGCATTCGGATATGCACCATAATCGGTACCGTCTGATTGTACAGACTCCGGATTGTAACCACCGTAATAGTGATCTTTTCTCCAGACATTTTCTAAACTAACGTAAATTCTAAGATTAGAAATGTTAAGCTTACTTGCCAATTCCTGGTCAAAGCTATATCCTAAAGTTACATTTTTCAGCTGAATATAAGTCGCATCATACAGCCATCTTGTATCCAGAAGACTTCCTGTGGTACCATCTAACCTAGGGGTTTTTCCATCTCCGGGATCTTCATCAGAACGCCAGCGGTTTGCCCAATTCCCCATTACATTGGTCGTTGTTCCCATTCCTGTGCGATCGATTGCGCGTCCTAACAATGCATAGCTATATCCTCCTTTCTGACCCTGGAAAAATACAGAAAGATCGAAATTCTTGTAAGAAAATGTATTGGTGAAGCCCCAATAATAATCTGGGGTAGGTCCTCCAATGATATGACGGTCATTTTCATTGATAACACCATCGCCATTAACATCTTTATACTTCACATCTCCTGCGATAGCGCCAGTTGTTTTAGCAACACCCGTATTATTAATATCTGCCGTAGACAGCACACCTATTGCTTCATACAAATAAAAAGAATTCAATTGTTCTCCTACTTGTATAATGTTTGTAAGGCTGCTGAAACCTGTATAAATAGGCGCATTGTTTGCTCCTAATGCCAATACTTTATTATTGTTGAATGCAATATTAGCCGAGGTATTCCATTTGAATGCTCCCGTTAAGTTTCTTGTGCTTAAATCCAATTCCAACCCTTTATTCTCCACCGAACCGACATTTTTCCACATGATATTATAACCCGTGGTTAAAGGTACTGGCTGTTGCAGAAGAAGATCGTTGGTTTTTTTGATGTAGTAATCTGCCGTGAAATCAATTCTGTTAAATAATCCCAGCTCAAGACCGAAATCGGACGATTGCGTTTTTTCCCACGTAAGATTAGGGTTCCTAATGGTGTTGGGTACCAAACCGTTTGATAAATTTCCGCCAAATGAATAATTTCCACCCGCTAATGTCCCAAATGCCCGGTATTCACCAATATTGTTGTTTCCAGTTTCTCCCCAGCTGTATCTAAGCTTCAGGTTGCTCAGCAATTTTGAATTTTTTAAGAATTCTTCTTCATCAATTTTCCAGGCAGCACCAAACGCTGGAAACGTTCCATAAAGATTATCCCAGCCAAATCTGGAAGAACCGTCTCTACGGATACTTGCCGATAACATATATTTCTTTTTATAATCATAATTAACACGACCAAACATCGAAATCAACATCCATTCTGAAGCGGTATATTCGGAATTGAGTACAGAGGCAGATTGTGTGAAATTAAATGTTTTTAAATCATCATTAGGAAAACCTTTGTTTCGGTTGTATTGGGAAGTTGTTCTGTAATTTTCTGCACTGTAGCCCGCAATAGCACTCACATTATGATCTCCAAAAGATTTTTTGTAAGATAATAACCCCTCTCCCAGATACCTGTTATAATTTATCGTTCTGCGACTGGCAATACTTACCTGCCCCGGTATATTGGTGATTAAATTGAAAGTAGGTGTATAGCTATTGTTGAGATTAAAGTTATTGGTTGCACCCCCGGAAATTTTTAAGTTTAAGCTTGGTAAAATATCATAAGACATGTACAAACTCGATAATATTCTAAATTCATTGGTTTCATTTGTCGTATTTTCTAAAACACCAATTGAACTTTGCGAAGAACTTGCCCATCGATATCTATCATTTTTCCAAAAATTGGTATAAAGACCTGCCGACAATTCTGCTATAGGAACCATCGAAAGCATTTTGTGAGCTTCATTATCTTTTCCGTCTACTGCAGCTCCATAACTTTGTGAGTAACTTGGTCGCACCGAAATTCCTGCTTTCCACTTATCCGAAATATTAACATCAATAACAGCACTTAAGTTAAACCTGTTAAAGCCAGTATTGAGAGCCAAGCCTTCCTGATCGAAATAGGCTCCTGAAATAACGTATTTTGAATTTTTACTCCCGCCCCGTACCGATAATTGATAACTCTGAATGGTTGCCGGACGATAAAATGCATCCTGCCAGTCGATATTAGCAACCTGATTGGTTCCCCATCGAGGATCGACCATATAATTGACATTCGCCAAATTATAATTTGTAGTATTAGCCAAATTAAAATAATTTGCCCTAACTTCATAACTATCTGATGCTGAATTAACAGCAGGATTTAATGCTACCCATTTTTTATTAATTGCTTCAGAGGCATAATCAATCCACTCGGCACTGCTCATGACATCAAGCTTTTTTTCAATAGTCTGAACTCCATAATACTGAGAAAAACTAAATGACGGTTTTCCTGACGTTCCTTTTTTTGTAGTTACGATAACAACCCCATTAGAACCTCTGGATCCGTACATCGCCGTAGATGCTGCATCTTTCAACACTTCAATCGATTGCACATCATCAGGTGAAACATTCGCCATATCGTCTACCACCATTCCGTCCACTACATAAAGAGGAGAATTACTTGCCGATATGGAGGCTGTACCACGTACTCTCACTTCCAATGGTTCCCCTGGTTTTCCGGATGTAGCACGTGTCTTAACACCGGCAATCTGACCGGTTAATGCCTGATCAACCCTCGCAATAGGACGGTTTTTAAAACTTTCAGCATTTACCCGGCCAACAGAACCTGTAACTTCTCCTTTTTTTTGTGTACCATATGCAATGATAACCACTTCCTCGATATTCTTAGTCTTATCATCGGGATTTGGTTGCAAAGTGATTTTTACATTTTCCTGATTTGCGATGTCAACAGTTTTATTAATGTATCCATCATGAGAAATTGCAAGTTTAGGTTTGGATATTGTATCAGATATTTGGATACTAAAAGCTCCAGCAGCATCGGTAACAACTTCCTGAGAGGTATTGTTTAATTTCACGACAGCATTTTGCAGAGGCTTATTATTCTGATCCAGGACAACACCGGATTTTTGTTTTTCCTGTCCGAAGATAAAACCTGTAGTGGTTATCAAAAGACCAAGAGTTAATATAGAATTTTTCATTTATCTGTTATTAATTGTATAAAAAAATCACCATTACCATTAAATATTTTTAATTTATTGTAACAAAACTTAATAAAAGCACTTAGATATGTTCCTAAGTTTGTTTTTATAAAAATATACTTATAGAAAAATTCTGCTATCCTGTAGTGACCTGTTATTCTCTTTCATGAGAGATACTGATAAGTAATTAATTTTTTCACTCGATATTAGTCAACCTTTGTATCGTTTTTAGCAATTTGTGAAAATAATGGATACAAAAATTAATCAAAATAAATAATATATTCTGAATTTCTCACAATATTACAGTCTTTATTCTTCTTTCGAAATTCTCCACTAATAGCGTATTATCACATTATATTGATATAGAATACAAGACTTACATTAAATAAAGTTTAGTTATAATTCAACAACATTGTATATTAGTAAAAAGCAACAACCATAAAATATCACAATATGAATAATGAAAATTTTAGTACACTTGAATTGCTGTACAAACAATTCAGGTATCCGTTCCCAACATTAAAAAATCCCCACGCCGAACAATTACAGGAAATTACAGAGTCTCAATGGATCGATGGTGAATACCTGTGGCTTTACGAGCAGAGTCCTGACATCCGTAAAAAGTATAAAAAAACCAAAACAGCACATATTGCAGCCCAATGGTTTCCCACTTCCTCAATAGAACGGTTCAAACCTATTTGCCGACTGATGTTGTGGACACTTTATAATGATGATCTTTATGAAGAAAGTGAACCTGGCGATATAGAACACGTACATGCTCAATCAATTGCAATACTAAGCGGTGAAATAAATGCTGCAGAATCAAAAATACCTTTA
Proteins encoded in this region:
- a CDS encoding RagB/SusD family nutrient uptake outer membrane protein; this translates as MTYKKNTSFLQLNSKTLTKVLLGGILTLGMVSCEKDLLLEPENNITQNSFYTTELQINQALSGVYSGMVNASSRGGFDVNFYLLASEVRSNNFNAISQNGNRDYYAINRFQDTSSTEEVEILWEDAYQLISYANNIMARIDAVPFNDPATKEQYRSETRFLRAYAYFELMRNFGKVPLIDHPVSPEEAASIQRTDLATLYNFITSEIEASVAGLKDIHDAANKGRITKSAAHALLGRIYLTGYGYPLNNGSYLTKAKDHLFQVIQGEGQYVTFSPNYADLFKSANDNKYHIFEIQHISGGLSQGSYLPSYVSPTFGVADPLYNAQGSLYSSAELGVSQSLINAYEPGDLRRALTVKTQFIAQNGQPDNANYFVKFREPGKVLTNRYDWPINFPIIRYADVLLMYAEVLNNEGNTTAAVPYLNRIRQRAGLAPLSTSLSASDFTIALRKERRVEFAGEGVYWHDLVRWNTAVTVINQAAADLNYNYTITTKDYLYQIPLSQVQVAGYEQNP
- a CDS encoding SusC/RagA family TonB-linked outer membrane protein — protein: MKNSILTLGLLITTTGFIFGQEKQKSGVVLDQNNKPLQNAVVKLNNTSQEVVTDAAGAFSIQISDTISKPKLAISHDGYINKTVDIANQENVKITLQPNPDDKTKNIEEVVIIAYGTQKKGEVTGSVGRVNAESFKNRPIARVDQALTGQIAGVKTRATSGKPGEPLEVRVRGTASISASNSPLYVVDGMVVDDMANVSPDDVQSIEVLKDAASTAMYGSRGSNGVVIVTTKKGTSGKPSFSFSQYYGVQTIEKKLDVMSSAEWIDYASEAINKKWVALNPAVNSASDSYEVRANYFNLANTTNYNLANVNYMVDPRWGTNQVANIDWQDAFYRPATIQSYQLSVRGGSKNSKYVISGAYFDQEGLALNTGFNRFNLSAVIDVNISDKWKAGISVRPSYSQSYGAAVDGKDNEAHKMLSMVPIAELSAGLYTNFWKNDRYRWASSSQSSIGVLENTTNETNEFRILSSLYMSYDILPSLNLKISGGATNNFNLNNSYTPTFNLITNIPGQVSIASRRTINYNRYLGEGLLSYKKSFGDHNVSAIAGYSAENYRTTSQYNRNKGFPNDDLKTFNFTQSASVLNSEYTASEWMLISMFGRVNYDYKKKYMLSASIRRDGSSRFGWDNLYGTFPAFGAAWKIDEEEFLKNSKLLSNLKLRYSWGETGNNNIGEYRAFGTLAGGNYSFGGNLSNGLVPNTIRNPNLTWEKTQSSDFGLELGLFNRIDFTADYYIKKTNDLLLQQPVPLTTGYNIMWKNVGSVENKGLELDLSTRNLTGAFKWNTSANIAFNNNKVLALGANNAPIYTGFSSLTNIIQVGEQLNSFYLYEAIGVLSTADINNTGVAKTTGAIAGDVKYKDVNGDGVINENDRHIIGGPTPDYYWGFTNTFSYKNFDLSVFFQGQKGGYSYALLGRAIDRTGMGTTTNVMGNWANRWRSDEDPGDGKTPRLDGTTGSLLDTRWLYDATYIQLKNVTLGYSFDQELASKLNISNLRIYVSLENVWRKDHYYGGYNPESVQSDGTDYGAYPNAKVYMMGLNFNF